The following proteins are encoded in a genomic region of Phragmites australis chromosome 9, lpPhrAust1.1, whole genome shotgun sequence:
- the LOC133927950 gene encoding uncharacterized protein LOC133927950, protein MLRRASSTREPPPSVWDYNVALAKALVQPRIDTGSWSAKGKKAKEAIGVAWSKFFHTSGIPGRRADDAFFIAAVKETQKWGEGVPSPTGRDIDGKYLDENENALKKIFDKWKLEWPEYGVTVMCDSWTGPTHMSIINFLIYCNGRMFFHKSVDATGYSQDAKYLNKVYYFSQLVT, encoded by the exons atgcttagaaGAGCATCGTCAacaagggagccaccaccaagtgtctgggattacaatgttgctttagCAAAAGCCCTTGTGCAACcgaggattgacaccgggtcatggagtgccaagggaaagaaagcgaaggaagctattggtgtggcatggtccaaattttttcacacttcaggcattcctggcagaagggcggaCGATGCATTCTTTATCGCTGCAGTTaaagaaacacaaaaatggg GCGAGGgtgtaccatctccaacagggcgggatatagatggtaagtatctggacgagaacgaaaatgctttaaagaaaatatttgacaagtggaagctagaatggccagaATATGGTGTTACTGTAATGTGCGATTCGTGGACGGGACCGACGCACATGAGCATTATTAATTTCCTCatatattgcaatggtcgtatgttttttcacaagtctgTTGATGCGACCGGCTACAGTCAAGAtgcaaaatatttgaataaggtatattatttttctcagttggtaacatag